The following coding sequences are from one Merismopedia glauca CCAP 1448/3 window:
- the recR gene encoding recombination mediator RecR produces MVYKQTTILEKLRAGGKTTVYTRPLARLIEQLQRLPGVGPKTAQRLALHILKRPETEVQALAQALVEAKKQVGFCTQCFHLSAEPVCEICRNSNRDRQTLCVVSDSRDVIALEKTREYQGLYHVLGGVISPMDGIGPEQLHIEPLIRRVSQQQIQEVILAIAPSIEGETTTLYVGQLVKPFTKVTRIAFGLPVGGDLEYADEVTLARALEGRRELQ; encoded by the coding sequence TTGGTCTACAAACAGACGACTATACTAGAGAAGTTGCGTGCTGGAGGAAAGACAACGGTTTACACTCGTCCCTTAGCTCGGTTGATCGAGCAACTACAACGCTTACCAGGTGTAGGGCCAAAAACGGCTCAAAGACTAGCCTTACACATTTTGAAACGTCCAGAAACTGAGGTACAAGCCTTAGCTCAAGCTTTAGTTGAAGCCAAAAAACAGGTAGGTTTTTGCACTCAGTGCTTCCACTTGTCTGCTGAACCTGTCTGCGAGATCTGCCGTAACTCCAACCGCGATCGCCAAACCCTTTGTGTGGTTTCTGACTCTCGCGATGTGATCGCCTTAGAAAAAACTAGAGAATACCAGGGTTTATATCATGTCTTAGGTGGCGTAATTTCGCCGATGGATGGAATTGGCCCAGAACAGCTTCATATTGAGCCATTAATTAGGAGAGTTAGTCAGCAGCAGATCCAAGAAGTAATTTTGGCGATCGCTCCCAGTATTGAAGGGGAAACCACCACACTATATGTAGGTCAATTAGTCAAACCATTTACCAAAGTCACCCGCATTGCCTTTGGTTTACCTGTAGGGGGTGATTTAGAATATGCAGATGAAGTCACCTTGGCTAGAGCTTTGGAAGGCAGGCGAGAGTTACAGTAA
- a CDS encoding FtsW/RodA/SpoVE family cell cycle protein, with the protein MALVMNLSRLNPLSATSIWSWSTEARLLRWLTYLWLFIGLVVLFSASYPDGNANYADGLYYFKRQLIGVALGLVVFNLVLRLPLRYLLKVAQLFLLGLLGLIFLTLIPGLGTTTNGATRWLAFGPFPIQPSELIKPFLVLQGAYIFGCWYKLKVKVRVTWLLIFGAVLAGILLQPNLSTTALCGMTLWLIAVSAGLPFSYLGATAFGGVLLAVISMSVKEYQRKRVLSFLNPWADPMQDGYQLVQSLLAVGSGGTWGSGFGLSQQKLFYLPIEYTDFIFSVYAEEFGFVGCVVLLLLLITYATLGIVVASQSKNPVLRLIAVGATILLVGQSFLNIGVATGALPTTGLPLPLFSYGGNSMIASLMAAGLLIRVARENTEAKVVPLPNRRPVEPNRRFKVIQKPQAYTQMKRKRR; encoded by the coding sequence ATAGCGTTGGTTATGAATCTAAGTCGCCTTAACCCTCTTTCAGCAACTTCTATCTGGTCGTGGTCTACAGAAGCCAGACTTTTAAGATGGCTCACCTATCTGTGGCTATTTATCGGTTTAGTAGTCCTATTTTCCGCTTCTTACCCAGACGGCAATGCCAACTATGCAGATGGATTATATTACTTCAAACGCCAGTTAATTGGTGTAGCGTTGGGATTAGTAGTATTTAACTTGGTTCTGCGGTTACCTTTGCGTTACTTGCTCAAGGTAGCTCAATTATTCTTACTCGGTTTACTAGGTTTAATATTTTTGACTCTAATTCCTGGTTTGGGAACCACAACTAACGGTGCTACCCGTTGGTTGGCTTTTGGTCCGTTTCCCATTCAACCGTCTGAGTTAATTAAACCTTTCTTAGTGTTGCAAGGTGCTTATATTTTTGGGTGTTGGTACAAGCTCAAAGTTAAAGTCCGAGTCACATGGCTGCTAATTTTTGGTGCTGTCTTAGCAGGGATTTTATTACAACCCAACCTGAGTACTACCGCCTTGTGTGGTATGACTTTGTGGTTAATAGCAGTTTCGGCTGGTCTACCCTTTTCCTATTTGGGAGCTACTGCATTTGGTGGTGTTCTTTTGGCTGTCATTAGTATGAGTGTCAAAGAATATCAGCGTAAGCGAGTTTTATCGTTTCTCAATCCTTGGGCCGATCCGATGCAAGATGGTTATCAGTTGGTTCAAAGCTTGTTAGCGGTTGGTTCTGGGGGAACTTGGGGGAGTGGATTCGGTTTATCTCAACAAAAGTTGTTTTATTTACCGATTGAATATACTGACTTCATTTTCTCGGTTTATGCAGAAGAATTTGGCTTTGTAGGGTGCGTGGTACTGCTTCTATTATTGATAACTTATGCTACTTTGGGAATCGTTGTAGCTAGCCAAAGCAAGAACCCAGTCTTGAGATTAATCGCTGTAGGTGCAACTATCTTGCTTGTAGGTCAGTCTTTTCTAAATATTGGAGTAGCAACTGGAGCCTTACCAACTACGGGATTACCTCTACCACTATTTAGTTATGGTGGTAACTCGATGATTGCAAGCTTAATGGCGGCAGGATTGCTCATTAGGGTAGCTAGAGAAAATACTGAGGCTAAAGTGGTTCCCTTGCCCAATCGTCGTCCTGTGGAGCCAAATAGAAGGTTTAAGGTGATTCAAAAACCCCAAGCCTATACACAAATGAAGCGGAAGAGGAGATAA
- the rlmD gene encoding 23S rRNA (uracil(1939)-C(5))-methyltransferase RlmD, translating into MSNDRCWQQGKLLELEIIDFNDRGEGVGKYEGRVVFVPDTVPGDVVLVRLDFVKPQYAVGKLQKLVQASGDRIRPACIVADKCGGCQWQHLNYAAQLEAKRHQVIAALQRIGKISNPPVAPVLAAPVPLAYRNKATYPVAKSATQQVQAGYYRRGTHQLINLNQCPVQDSRLNPLLAEVKQDIQNRGWSIYDEVKHDGIIRHLSLRIGRHTGEILLTLVVTNWQLPEVAQQAQEWLERYPQLVGVCLNCNSEKTNAIFGKETRCVLGKAYLEEEFANLRFQLRSDTFFQVYTEQAEALLELITERLELEGNEVLLDAYCGIGTFTLPLALKVKQALGIEMHPASVEQARVNAKLNGIENVEFWAGTVQDCLPKLDIKPDIVILDPPRQGCDRQTLETLKQIQPHRIVYISCKPATLARDLQILCELGIYSLQHVQPTDFFPQTPHVECAAFLVSYRN; encoded by the coding sequence ATGAGTAACGATCGCTGTTGGCAACAGGGTAAATTGCTAGAACTGGAAATCATCGATTTCAACGATCGCGGGGAAGGGGTAGGTAAATATGAGGGGCGAGTGGTGTTCGTTCCTGATACTGTACCAGGGGATGTAGTGCTTGTGCGGTTGGATTTTGTCAAACCTCAGTATGCTGTGGGTAAGTTGCAGAAATTGGTACAAGCTTCAGGCGATCGCATTCGTCCTGCTTGTATTGTCGCTGATAAGTGTGGTGGTTGCCAGTGGCAGCATCTCAATTATGCGGCTCAATTAGAGGCTAAACGCCATCAAGTCATCGCTGCTCTACAACGCATTGGTAAGATATCTAATCCCCCTGTAGCGCCTGTATTAGCGGCTCCTGTCCCTCTAGCTTATCGCAACAAAGCTACCTATCCTGTCGCCAAATCTGCCACCCAGCAGGTACAAGCGGGTTACTATCGCCGAGGTACTCATCAATTAATCAATCTCAACCAATGTCCAGTTCAAGACTCCCGTCTCAATCCTTTGTTAGCTGAAGTCAAGCAAGATATCCAAAATCGGGGCTGGTCAATTTATGATGAAGTAAAGCATGATGGAATCATCCGTCATCTGTCTTTACGGATTGGTAGGCACACGGGAGAGATTTTACTAACTTTAGTCGTCACTAACTGGCAGTTACCAGAAGTAGCTCAGCAAGCTCAAGAGTGGCTAGAACGCTATCCTCAGTTAGTCGGTGTCTGTCTCAATTGTAATTCTGAAAAAACTAATGCAATTTTTGGCAAAGAAACTCGCTGTGTCTTGGGTAAAGCGTATTTAGAAGAAGAATTTGCTAATCTTAGGTTTCAATTGCGTTCTGATACCTTTTTTCAAGTTTATACAGAACAAGCAGAAGCTTTATTAGAACTCATCACTGAAAGATTAGAATTGGAAGGAAATGAGGTTTTACTGGATGCTTACTGCGGAATAGGGACATTTACTCTCCCTTTAGCCTTGAAAGTCAAGCAAGCACTGGGAATTGAAATGCATCCGGCTTCTGTGGAACAAGCTAGAGTCAATGCTAAGCTCAATGGAATTGAAAATGTGGAATTTTGGGCGGGTACAGTTCAAGATTGCTTGCCAAAACTTGATATTAAGCCAGATATAGTCATTTTAGATCCACCCAGGCAGGGATGCGATCGCCAAACTCTAGAAACCCTCAAGCAAATCCAACCTCATCGAATCGTCTACATTAGCTGTAAACCAGCTACCCTAGCTAGAGATCTGCAAATTCTCTGTGAATTGGGTATTTACTCACTCCAACACGTCCAACCTACTGACTTCTTTCCTCAAACCCCCCATGTAGAATGCGCTGCATTTCTAGTTAGTTATCGAAATTGA